The following coding sequences lie in one Streptomyces dengpaensis genomic window:
- a CDS encoding WhiB family transcriptional regulator, with translation MNRSSIVRTAQSPSADLPVNSNWRARGACAQEDPELFFPIGNTGPALLQIDEAKAVCRRCPVLETCAAWTLETGQTHGVSGGMSENERRRIKRREARDRQRARNASA, from the coding sequence ATGAACCGCTCTTCCATCGTACGCACCGCCCAGTCCCCCTCCGCCGACCTGCCGGTCAACAGCAACTGGCGGGCCCGGGGCGCTTGCGCCCAGGAGGACCCCGAGCTGTTCTTCCCCATCGGCAACACCGGCCCGGCGCTGCTCCAGATTGATGAGGCCAAGGCGGTCTGCCGCAGGTGCCCCGTGTTGGAGACGTGCGCCGCCTGGACGCTGGAGACCGGCCAGACGCACGGCGTGTCGGGCGGCATGAGCGAGAACGAGCGCCGCCGCATCAAGCGCCGTGAGGCCCGCGACCGCCAGCGCGCCCGCAACGCCTCCGCCTGA
- a CDS encoding GntR family transcriptional regulator produces MPEPPRADNRPPYTRIASHYRDLISSGELARGVLLPSISALAAEWGVSTATADRAMKLLRDEQLVRGIKGVGTEVLGLPVSLSTGSDRHDRSTKTQSTWGTGEKSSGHTAGIVAAPDDIASVLGIAPGDDVIRRSRVYRDAHGIVAHSTSWIPAEFAQVLPELAESVRLKGGLSLDLIARATGRQVARRMHEEGARIATAQDLELLELETGTVAAILVLTARFLDADGEVLEFGVDLGAPGRTRRFTSEEER; encoded by the coding sequence ATGCCCGAGCCACCGCGAGCCGACAACCGGCCGCCGTATACGCGCATCGCGAGTCACTACCGCGACCTCATCAGCTCCGGGGAGCTCGCGCGGGGCGTCCTGCTGCCGAGCATCAGTGCCCTGGCAGCCGAGTGGGGTGTCAGCACGGCCACGGCCGACCGGGCGATGAAACTGCTGCGTGATGAGCAACTCGTTCGGGGCATCAAGGGAGTTGGCACCGAGGTTCTGGGACTCCCCGTTTCGCTCTCCACCGGCTCCGACCGCCACGACCGCAGCACCAAGACGCAGTCGACGTGGGGCACCGGCGAGAAGTCGAGCGGGCACACAGCCGGCATAGTCGCCGCTCCCGACGACATCGCAAGCGTGCTGGGCATCGCTCCTGGTGACGACGTGATCCGCCGAAGCCGTGTCTACCGGGATGCGCATGGCATCGTCGCTCATTCGACCTCCTGGATCCCGGCCGAATTCGCGCAGGTGTTGCCCGAGTTGGCGGAGAGTGTGCGCCTCAAGGGCGGGCTGTCGCTGGACCTGATTGCCCGGGCCACCGGACGGCAGGTGGCGCGGCGTATGCATGAGGAAGGCGCTCGCATCGCCACCGCGCAGGACCTCGAGCTCCTGGAGCTGGAGACCGGTACGGTCGCGGCGATCCTGGTGCTGACCGCGAGATTCTTGGACGCCGACGGCGAGGTGCTGGAGTTCGGGGTCGACTTGGGTGCTCCGGGCCGTACACGCCGCTTCACCTCGGAGGAGGAGCGGTGA
- a CDS encoding AAA family ATPase, whose product MTSRDTVLLDDDVVHCLETRLGSLLRAEASDILTLEGRFEIRRISAALAGRPGPAPRAILMSAMPGAGKTALALTLEQAGFRRLCPDEEMFRRYGHYGRDFPRGEFRVREAPVLKDIALELQESLQSGRDTVVDHGFWTPEERAQWAATAMEAGGVPVLVYLPVPHEVRWERIRERNTQSLVDPNAIEFSEEDLLRFAGRFHPPTADEPHIVYDGHPESLLAELRRTRPSTDGGLH is encoded by the coding sequence GTGACCAGCCGCGACACCGTTCTCCTGGACGACGACGTCGTCCACTGCCTTGAGACCCGCCTCGGTAGCCTCCTGCGAGCCGAGGCGTCCGACATTCTGACCTTGGAAGGACGATTCGAGATCCGCCGCATCTCTGCAGCCCTGGCCGGTCGTCCGGGGCCCGCGCCTCGCGCCATCCTCATGTCGGCGATGCCTGGCGCTGGCAAGACGGCCCTCGCTCTGACTCTGGAGCAGGCTGGCTTCCGGCGTCTCTGCCCGGATGAGGAGATGTTCCGCCGCTATGGCCACTACGGAAGGGACTTCCCGCGCGGCGAGTTCCGCGTCCGGGAGGCGCCCGTCCTCAAAGACATTGCCCTGGAACTCCAGGAGTCGCTGCAATCCGGCCGCGACACCGTGGTCGACCACGGATTCTGGACTCCGGAGGAACGCGCCCAATGGGCGGCGACCGCCATGGAAGCTGGCGGCGTACCCGTTCTCGTCTACCTGCCCGTGCCCCACGAGGTGCGCTGGGAGAGGATCCGGGAGCGCAACACCCAATCGCTGGTCGACCCAAATGCGATCGAATTCAGCGAGGAAGACCTGCTGAGGTTCGCAGGCCGATTCCACCCGCCGACCGCCGACGAACCGCACATCGTCTACGACGGCCATCCCGAGAGCCTGCTGGCCGAACTTCGCCGTACGCGTCCGTCCACTGATGGCGGCCTCCATTGA